In Pochonia chlamydosporia 170 chromosome 3, whole genome shotgun sequence, the following are encoded in one genomic region:
- a CDS encoding succinyl-CoA:3-ketoacid-coenzyme A transferase subunit A (similar to Aspergillus terreus NIH2624 XP_001212037.1) has product MFTITASMKQAGAHRTATITGRILRCQTNLAKRTFVSTTVRLSQPQQKYSKVYGTADEAVADVKSGSTILSSGFGLCGVAETIIEALNRRGAESLHSLTAVSNNAGIEGKGGLSILSKAGQVSNLVLSYLGNNKALEKKYLSGELAIELCPQGTLAERLRAGGAGIPAFYTPTGAHTLLQEGEIPIRLGPSGKALERGKPRETREFDGRAFLLETALTGDVAILRAWKVDKAGNCVFRYTTKAFGPLMAKAAKVTIVEAENIVEIGEIDPNDVDLPGIFVDRVVPATAEKKIEVLKLRDPAEEADVKSSSPKNLAQEKRNRIGRRASEELKEGFYVNLGVGIPTLAATFIPPGRTVWIQSENGILGMGPYPTKSEVDADIVNAGKETVTLVPGASCFDSSESFGMIRGGHVDVSILGALQVSANGDLANFMIPGKVFKGMGGAMDLVANPDQTKIVVATEHVAKNGSSKIVEQCNLPLTGARVVSTIITDLCVFQVDRKKGGLTLTELAPGVTVDEVRSKTDAKFEVADGVQTME; this is encoded by the exons ATGTTTACAATCACAGCTTCCATGAAGCAGGCTGGCGCTCACCGGACAGCTACTATTACCGGGCGGATACTTCGATGCCAAACTAACTTGGCAAAGCGGACCTTTGTCTCAACAACCGTACGACTGTCACAACCGCAGCAGAAATACTCCAAAGTCTACGGAACTGCGGATGAGGCTGTTGCGGATGTGAAGAGTGGTTCTACAATTCTTAGTTCTGGCTTTGGACTCTGCGGAGTGGCTG AAACCATAATCGAAGCGCTCAATCGTCGAGGCGCCGAATCTTTACATTCACTCACTGCAGTCTCGAACAATGCGGGGATAGAAGGCAAGGGTGGACTGTCAATACTTTCTAAAGCCGGCCAAGTGAGCAATCTGGTCTTGTCCTATCTCGGGAACAACAAGGCATTGGAGAAGAAATACCTCAGTGGGGAGTTGGCAATTGAGCTATGTCCTCAAGGAACGCTCGCTGAACGATTGCGAGCCGGGGGTGCAGGCATTCCCGCATTTTACACCCCCACAGGTGCAC ATACATTGCTTCAAGAAGGTGAAATACCCATCAGACTCGGACCCTCGGGGAAAGCCCTCGAACGAGGCAAACCTCGTGAGACCAGAGAATTTGATGGCCGCGCCTTTCTGCTGGAGACTGCTCTCACAGGCGATGTTGCTATTCTACGAGCATGGAAGGTCGACAAGGCTGGAAACTGCGTTTTCAG ATATACCACCAAAGCCTTTGGCCCACTGATGgccaaagccgccaaggtcaCCATCGTCGAGGCAGAAAACATTGTTGAAATTGGCGAAATCGACCCCAATGATGTCGACTTGCCCGGAATTTTTGTTGACCGCGTTGTCCCCGCCACCGCTGAGAAGAAAATCGAAGTTCTCAAACTGCGTGATCCAGCTGAGGAAGCCGACGTGAAGAGCTCATCACCCAAGAATCTGGCACAGGAGAAGAGAAACCGAATTGGACGACGAGCGTCAGAGGAGTTAAAGGAAGGGTTTTATGTGAACCTGGGAGTTG GAATCCCAACTCTGGCTGCCACATTTATCCCACCCGGTCGAACAGTCTGGATCCAATCTGAGAACGGAATCCTCGGTATGGGTCCATACCCAACCAAGAGCGAAGTTGATGCCGATATTGTCAACGCCGGCAAAGAGACCGTCACACTTGTCCCTGGTGCGTCTTGCTTTGACTCGTCAGAGTCATTTGGCATGATTCGCGGTGGCCATGTGGACGTATCCATTCTAGGG GCTCTTCAGGTCAGCGCAAACGGTGACCTGGCCAACTTTATGATCCCAGGCAAGGTCTTCAAGGGCATGGGCGGTGCTATGGACCTCGTTGCCAAcccggaccagaccaagattGTCGTTGCGACGGAACATGTCGCCAAGAATGGCTCGTCAAAGATTGTTGAGCAATGTAATTTGCCATTGACGGGTGCGAGAGTGgtcagcaccatcatcactGATCTC TGCGTATTCCAAGTCGACCGCAAGAAGGGCGGCTTGACTCTAACGGAACTAGCTCCCGGAGTGACTGTCGACGAGGTGAGAAGCAAGACggatgccaagtttgaggTGGCTGATGGAGTGCAGACGATGGAGTAA
- a CDS encoding Fructose-1,6-bisphosphatase, active site protein (similar to Metarhizium robertsii ARSEF 23 XP_007819505.1), protein MSEPTAKPFHTWCQTSHTSHPILRQSLIPTLLTSISQIGTALRTSHHVSLAGTSNPFGDDQLNVDVTAETIIRAALAKCPSVITASSEEDPQECPVHKDSSTNQSEAYTVAFDPLDGSSIIAPNWSVGTIIGIWEGRTALSRLPSEKQVAAILGVYGPRTTAIVAIRTPDAEPVCFEVGLSDEGMQSYEMIRESVRLASPPFKTRYFAPANLRAAADDERYMNLVAHFIQSKYALRYSGGLVPDVVHALVKGHGVYLSPVTKQSKAKLRKLFELFPIALIVEAAGGRAIDPCSGNDTLSVGVEECDERGGLICGNVEDVEYVKRELGL, encoded by the coding sequence ATGtcagaaccaacagccaaaccCTTCCACACCTGGTGTCAAACCTCCCACACCTCCCACCCCATCCTCCGACAATCCCTCATCCCaaccctcctcaccagcaTATCACAAATCGGCACCGCCCTCCGCACATCTCACCACGTCTCCCTCGCTGGCACGTCCAACCCCTTCGGCGACGACCAACTAAACGTGGACGTCACCGCCGAAACCATCATCCGCGCCGCCCTCGCGAAATGCCCATCCGTCATCACCGCCAGCAGCGAAGAGGACCCCCAAGAGTGCCCCGTCCACAAAGACTCAAGCACAAACCAAAGCGAAGCATACACCGTCGCATTTGACCCCCTCGACGGGAGTTCCATCATCGCACCAAACTGGAGCGTcggcaccatcatcggcatctgGGAAGGCAGAACTGCATTGTCACGACTCCCATCAGAGAAACAAGTCGCTGCTATATTAGGCGTCTACGGGCCACGAACCACAGCCATAGTAGCTATACGAACGCCTGATGCTGAGCCTGTATGCTTCGAGGTAGGCCTCTCGGATGAGGGCATGCAAAGTTACGAAATGATTCGGGAGTCGGTGCGGCTGGCCTCCCCGCCGTTTAAGACGAGATACTTTGCGCCGGCGAATTTGCGCGCCGcggctgatgatgagaggTACATGAATTTAGTGGCGCATTTCATTCAAAGCAAGTATGCTTTGAGGTATAGCGGTGGTTTGGTTCCGGATGTGGTTCATGCGTTGGTCAAGGGGCATGGTGTGTATTTGTCGCCGGTTACGAAGCAGAGTAAGGCTAAGTTGAGGAAGTTGTTTGAGTTGTTTCCCATTGCGTTGATTGTGGAGGCAGCTGGGGGAAGGGCCATTGATCCTTGTAGTGGGAATGATACTCTTTCTGTGGGTGTTGAGGAGTGTGATGAACGGGGTGGGTTGATTTGTGGGAATGTAGAGGATGTGGAATATGTGAAACGTGAGCTGGGGCTTTAA
- a CDS encoding MFS transporter (similar to Talaromyces marneffei ATCC 18224 XP_002153612.1) has protein sequence MNSKSQSDLEMDGKAEHEECGSPPLQSMENQKLTRRLLLKLDTRVLPILALLFLCSFLDRTNVGNARILGLEDSLHLSDKQYTTGLAVFYATYVASELPSNLLLKKVSPKILLPCLTALWGIITMCLGFVTGPGSFIAVRALLGIAEGGLLPGMVLYLSSLYTRGELALRIGIFYSAASLSGAFGGLLARGLSAIGPRAGIEGWRWILIIEGLLTVVAGFIAFLGLPNNVATARYLTQEERDWAMKRLAEDSDGRFNLAKEKDEKFSWSEVRRGVFNLQVWLTSTAYFAILSGLYSFGLFLPTIVNALKITSSANQTQLWTVIPYAVATPITVLVAFLSDRLKLRGALMLCILPIAIVGYAVIANTTGPSVRFAMTCLMAIGLYCSVPCVLVWNSNNSAGHYKRATTSALQLAVANCGGFVATFVYPSKDGPNYHRGHTIIMGLLCYAWVALLANVLWCAKINRDKRSGKHDQYTGYGDDRDPEFRMVL, from the exons ATGAACTCCAAATCACAATCGGATCTCGAGATGGACGGCAAAGCCGAGCATGAGGAATGCGGATCGCCGCCATTGCAAAGCATGGAGAATCAaaagttgaccagacggCTATTATTAAAGCTTGACACTCG CGTTCTCCCTATTCTGGCCCTCCTATTTCTTTGTTCCTTCCTAGATCGAACGAATGTTGGGAATGCCCGGATTCTGGGCTTGGAAGACAGCCTGCACTTGTCCGATAAACAATACACAACCGGGTTGGCCGTCTTTTATGCGACCTATGTCGCTAG CGAACTGCCAAGCAACCTGCTCCTCAAGAAGGTTTCCCCTAAAATTCTCCTGCCATGCCTGACAGCTCTGTGGGGAATCATCACCATGTGTCTCGGATTCGTGACTGGGCCTGGCAGCTTTATCGCAGTCCGTGCTCTTTTGGGCATCGCTGAAGGTGGATTGTTGCCTGGCATGGTATTGTACCTGTCAAGTCTTTACACACGTGGAGAATTAGCACTGCGAATTGGCATATTCTATTCGGCCGCGTCTCTGTCCGGGGCGTTCGGAG GCCTCCTTGCTCGTGGACTCTCGGCAATCGGGCCACGCGCTGGCATCGAAGGCTGGCGTTGGATTCTCATTATTGAGGGCCTTTTG ACCGTAGTTGCAGGCTTCATTGCATTTCTTGGTCTTCCCAATAATGTAGCGACTGCACGGTACCTTACTCAGGAGGAGCGGGATTGGGCGATGAAGAGACTAGCCGAGGACTCGGACGGCCGGTTTAA TCTCgcgaaagaaaaagatgaaaaGTTTAGCTGGAGCGAAGTTCGACGTGGTGTGTTTAACCTCCAAGTTTGGTTAACATCCACCGCATATTTTGCCATTCTCTCGGGACTGTACTCTTTTGGACTTTTT CTGCCAACCATTGTCAATGCCCTCAAGATTACAAGCAGCGCCAATCAAACACAACTCTGGACAGTTATACCGTATGCCGTAGCAACTCCAATTACAG TGTTGGTCGCATTTCTGTCCGATCGCCTGAAACTAAGAGGCGCATTGATGCTTTGCATTCTTCCAATAGCTATCGTAGGCTATGCAGTTATTGCCAACACCACGGGCCCCTCAGTCCGATTTGCCATGACGTGCTTGATGGCTATCGGTCTTTACTGCTCCGTGCCCTGTGTGCTAGTTTGGAACTCAAATAATTCAGCAGGCCATTATAAAAGAGCGACAACGTCGGCTCTCCAATTGGCCGTCGCGAATTGTGGTGGATTTGTAGCCA CATTTGTATATCCAAGCAAAGATGGCCCAAACTATCACCGTGGACACACCATTATTATGGGACTTTTATGTTATGCATGGGTAGC ACTCCTTGCCAATGTTTTGTGGTGCGCCAAGATTAATCGCGACAAGAGATCAGGCAAACACGACCAATACACGGGATACGGCGATGACCGTGATCCGGAGTTTAGAATGGTTTTATAA
- a CDS encoding nonribosomal peptide synthetase (similar to Aspergillus clavatus NRRL 1 XP_001268898.1), producing MAHVNGTTTKSGPPLRRLLPNIVDEIASSEPNRPYIYQPKSSQPEDGWVPITFKEFANAINHVAHIITETIKTNNSDAFPTLAYVGPNDIRYAIITLAAVKARCRALFISPRNSIDGQLSLFERTNCTTIWYAESLHLVVRTWLCERKMNSWMVPPLTEWLSASPPTFPYGKTFEEARWDPLVVLHTSGSTGHPKPIVVRQGGLAAVDSFRDLPEYMGGTFVWKFWKSRATRVFMPMPLFHAAGLIAGLLALSIYYGVPCALPLVDQPVTPELIVRCLRYSGCGGALLAPSIVEELSRMEDGVEELKKLAFVAFGGGNLSKTAGDNLIAQGVVLNNSISSTELVPYAVYFQPNPKLWQYFILNSEVMGAEWRLHDPENGIYELAVRRKDPKEPLDQPVFYTFPERTEWSTGDLFRAHPTLKDHWMYHGRADNIIVFSNGEKLNPVTIEDSIVGHPSIKGALVVGQDRFQPALILEPTTPPETKEESQAIIDSVWPLIDELNGETVAHGRISRQLIALSDPSVPFPRASKGTVQRGLAVRAYRLLIDEIYKRAEVVDTTDVAPLDLTSVDTALQSIADLLADRMGIKDMEPDTDFFSAGIDSLQVLSISKYLKAGLAAAGAVVDDVVVAPKVIYSNPTLGQLASYLYTATHTTDSTQNEEVDKEISIVEGLVSKYTKDLPTHQPDKPKPLDEEQTIILTGSTGSLGAYLLDGLCKSPHVKSVIALNRGTDGGKSRQPDISATRGLSTDFSKVQFLSADLSQPNLGFESTKYQELLSTADRIIHNAWPVNFNISVSSFEPYIRGVRHLVNFSAAASKQVPIIFLSSIGTTANWKSQDSVPERQLTDLSLAQMGYGLSKLAGSLILDAAETSGLPSASIRVGQIAGPRGVKGKWNPQEFLPSLIASSVYLGVLPADLGAQDVVDWMAIEDVAGLVLDVSGVKERKDVSEIGGYFHCVNPRTTTWMDLAAVVKDFYGDRIRELVSLEDWVCELEKSVDGGDIDRNPGVKLLDTYRAFVAAKKAGRGHVYLDMERTARQSGTAAKLGPVTGELMRNWCLQWEL from the exons ATGGCTCACGTCAACGGCACGACTACAAAGTCAGGACCTCCTCTCCGGCGCCTGCTGCCCAACATAGTCGACGAAATCGCCTCCTCTGAACCAAATCGCCCCTACATATACCAACCAAAGTCAAGCCAACCCGAAGACGGCTGGGTCCCAATAACCTTTAAAGAATtcgccaacgccatcaaCCACGTCGcccacatcatcaccgaAACCATCAAAACGAACAACTCAGATGCCTTTCCCACGCTAGCCTACGTCGGCCCCAACGACATCCGCTACGCCATCATAACCCTCGCAGCCGTCAAAGCCCGCTGCCGcgccctcttcatctcacCCCGAAACAGCATCGACGGCCAACTCTCCCTCTTCGAACGAACAAACTGCACCACCATCTGGTACGCAGAGTCACTCCACCTTGTCGTCCGAACATGGCTCTGCGAGCGCAAAATGAACTCCTGGATGGTTCCCCCCCTGACAGAATGGCTGTCTGCCTCACCACCCACCTTCCCCTACGGCAAGACGTTCGAGGAAGCGCGCTGGGATCCCTTGGTTGTTCTGCACACGAGCGGCTCGACGGGGCATCCGAAGCCGATTGTCGTTAGGCAGGGTGGTCTCGCGGCCGTGGACTCGTTTAGAGATCTGCCAGAGTATATGGGCGGGACGTTTGTCTGGAAGTTTTGGAAATCTCGTGCGACGAGGGTGTTTATGCCGATGCCGTTGTTCCATGCGGCGGGGCTTATTGCTGGGTTGTTGGCGTTGTCGATTTACTATGGTGTGCCGTGTGCGTTGCCGTTGGTTGATCAGCCGGTTACGCCGGAGTTGATTGTGCGGTGTTTGAGGTATTCTGGGTGTGGTGGTGCGTTGTTGGCGCCGTCGATTGTTGAAGAGTTGAGTCGTATGGAGGATGGggtggaggagttgaagaagcttgcgTTTGTTGCGTTTGGCGGAG GTAATTTGTCCAAGACGGCTGGCGATAACCTCATTGCTCAAGGGGTGGTGTTGAACAACTCCATCTCTTCTACAGA GCTTGTTCCATATGCTGTATACTTCCAGCCAAACCCCAAACTGTGGCAGTACTTTATTCTCAACAGTGAAGTAATGGGTGCGGAATGGAGACTTCACGATCCCGAGAACGGCATCTATGAGCTTGCGGTGCGACGAAAAGACCCCAAGGAGCCGCTTGATCAGCCTGTCTTTTACACGTTCCCTGAACGCACGGAATGGTCTACCGGTGACTTGTTCAGAGCTCATCCCACGCTAAAGGACCATTGGATGTACCACGGACGAGCGGATAATATTATTGTGTTTTCGAACGGCGAGAAGCTCAACCCGGTTACTATAGAGGACAGTATCGTGGGACATCCATCTATTAAGGgagccttggtcgtcggACAGGATAGATTCCAGCCGGCACTTATACTGGAACCCACAACGCCACCTGAGACGAAAGAGGAATCACAGGCCATTATTGACTCTGTGTGGCCGCTGATAGACGAGTTAAATGGGGAAACGGTCGCTCATGGACGTATATCCAGGCAACTTATCGCGTTGTCTGATCCAAGTGTTCCATTTCCGAGAGCGTCCAAGGGAACCGTGCAGAGAGGCTTGGCCGTCCGCGCTTATAGGTTGTTGATTGATGAGATTTACAAACGGGCTGAAGTGGTTGACACGACGGATGTTGCACCTCTTGATTTGACTAGTGTTGACACTGCACTGCAGTCCATCGCCGATCTCCTCGCAGACCGAATGGGTATTAAAGACATGGAACCGGATACGGACTTTTTCAGCGCTGGCATTGACTCTCTGCAAGTTTTGAGCATCTCCAAGTATTTGAAGGCCGGTCTTGCGGCTGCAGGTGCGGTCGTTGATGATGTAGTTGTTGCGCCGAAGGTTATTTATTCCAACCCAACACTAGGGCAGTTGGCATCGTACCTATACACAGCTACGCATACGACTGACAGTACACAGAATGAAGAAGTCGACAAGGAAATTTCCATTGTTGAAGGCCTGGTATCGAAATACACCAAAGACCTCCCCACGCATCAGCCTGATAAGCCAAAGCCTTTGGATGAGGAACAGACTATTATTCTCACAGGCTCAACGGGCTCACTTGGCGCATACTTGCTAGACGGACTCTGTAAATCCCCTCATGTAAAATCAGTTATTGCTCTGAACCGGGGCACAGATGGAGGAAAATCCCGACAACCGGATATAAGTGCCACGCGAGGACTCAGCACCGACTTCTCAAAGGTACAATTCCTCAGCGCGGACCTCTCCCAGCCCAATCTTGGATTCGAAAGCACAAAGTACCAAGAGCTTCTATCTACTGCGGATCGCATAATCCACAACGCCTGgccagtcaacttcaacatcagcGTCTCTTCTTTCGAGCCCTACATCCGTGGTGTCCGACACCTCGTCAACTTTTCTGCCGCAGCGTCAAAACAAGtccccatcatcttcctctccagcatCGGCACAACCGCAAATTGGAAATCACAAGACTCAGTTCCCGAGCGGCAGTTAACAGACCTGTCCTTGGCACAAATGGGCTACGGGCTATCCAAGCTAGCAGGTAGTTTAATCTTAGACGCGGCAGAAACGTCCGGCTTACCAAGCGCTTCTATACGCGTGGGCCAAATCGCTGGTCCCCGTGGCGTCAAGGGGAAATGGAATCCGCAGGAGTTTCTGCCTAGTCTGATTGCGAGCTCTGTTTATCTGGGAGTTCTTCCGGCCGATCTTGGTGCCCAGGATGTGGTTGACTGGATGGCCATTGAGGATGTGGCAGGGCTTGTTCTTGATGTGAGTGGAGTTAAGGAGAGGAAGGATGTTTCTGAAATTGGGGGGTATTTCCACTGTGTTAATCCTAGGACGACGACGTGGATGGATTTGGCTGCTGTGGTTAAGGATTTCTATGGTGACCGGATCAGGGAGCTTGTTAGTCTGGAGGATTGGGTGTGTGAGCTTGAGAAGAGTGTTGATGGGGGTGATATTGATAGGAATCCTGGTGTTAAGTTGTTGGATACGTATCGGGCTTTTGtggcggcgaagaaggctggtCGGGGGCATGTGTATCTCGATATGGAGAGGACGGCGAGGCAGAGCGGTACGGCGGCGAAGTTGGGGCCTGTGACGGGTGAGTTGATGAGGAATTGGTGTTTGCAGTGGGAGCTGTAG